A part of Vespula pensylvanica isolate Volc-1 chromosome 20, ASM1446617v1, whole genome shotgun sequence genomic DNA contains:
- the LOC122636185 gene encoding uncharacterized protein LOC122636185, producing MYLSEKVQSQNRSDESKVDKVFNENNIYTHLHIYTFLDCPRAPCDFDIASNNSYSSSCNKCRLSQNKNECRCNCKGKCAYGLSSVPCRCGAGPSCPLDKGYQPVAESSLHDSANNSDSDEEYCECCSCGCEDSDNSTCCCN from the exons ATGTATTTGTCTGAAAAAGTTCAATCGCAAAATCGGTCCGACGAGTCAAAAGTTGACAAAGTCTTCAACGAAAAC AACATTTATACACATTTacacatttatacatttttagatTGTCCAAGGGCACCTTGCGATTTCGATATCGCATCTAACAACTCTTATTCATCGTCGTGCAATAAATGCCGTTTATCccagaataaaaacgaatgtaGATGCAATTGTAAAGGAAAGTGCGCCTATGGATTATCTAGTGTACCTTGCAGATGTGGAGCTGGACCATCGTGTCCATTGGACAAAGGATATCAACCAGTAGCTGAATCATCATTACACGATTCCGCAAACAATAGCGACAGTGACGAAGAATATTGCGAATGTTGTTCTTGCGGTTGTGAAGATAGCGATAATTCCACCTGTTGTTGCAATTGA
- the LOC122635907 gene encoding uncharacterized protein LOC122635907 isoform X2 yields MDRQSKPYLEKIAASIEERHCDLTGRHRYLREKITTMERSIPALMAYNMWKSGKTCDDAPFCKIREIMKKLSPDLDPTEKLLRNLKSTVKDLNTETTELHDKIIDADVKLEEADIELESLELANKEMNDQADKIEKEIRNYQGASLHSIHSDDVVCLTKIHQLAKDELELKNCITQLEEKEILYVEQLDRLLASREFQTVSGNNKMLKRIQDLENNEKKMYCALQFYKNNVQQLKKELVRKKSDNNIDTTKGVTNPKQVRDKVQKIEEKEIDPSKTNPTRQNRNEISNEETDQLKKVKRPVLVNEKNHVQ; encoded by the exons ATGGATAGACAATCGAAACCGTATCTCGAAAAAATCGCTGCAAGTATAGAAGAACGTCATTGCGATTTAACGGGACGTCACAGATATCTCCGAGAAAAAATCACGACGATGGAGAGATCAATACCGGCCCTTATGGCGTACAACATGTGGAAATCTGGGAAGACCTGTGACGATGCTCCTTTTTGCAAAATTCGCGAAATCATGAAGAAACTGTCCCCCGATTTAGACCCTACCGAAAAGCTACTTCGTAATTTGAAGAGCACTGTCAAGGATCTCAATACGGAGACGACGGAGTTGCAC GATAAAATTATCGACGCCGATGTTAAATTGGAAGAAGCGGATATAGAGTTGGAATCCCTCGAATTGGCGAATAAGGAAATGAACGATCAAGCTGacaagattgaaaaagaaattcgtaatTATCAAGGTGCGAGTTTACATTCGATTCATTCAGACGATGTCGTTTGTTTGACTAAGATACATCAGCTAGCTAAGGACGAAttagaattgaaaaattgcaTAACGcaattggaagaaaaagaaatcctgTACGTGGAACAATTGGATCGTTTGCTTGCTTCCAGAGAATTTCAAACTGTTTCCGGTAATAACAAAATGCTTAAACGCATTCAAGATCTGGAAAATAATGAGAAGAAGATGTATTGCGCGTTACAATTTTACAAGAACAATGTACAACAATTAAAGAAGGAACTCGTGCGAAAAAAGAGCGAT aataatatagataCGACAAAGGGCGTTACGAATCCAAAACAAGTACGAGATAAAGTACAGAAGattgaagaaaaggaaatagatcCTTCAAAGACAAATCCGACGAGACAAAATCGAAACGAGATTTCGAATGAAGAAACTGATCAactgaaaaaagtaaagaggcCAGTTTtagtaaatgaaaagaatcatgtacaataa
- the LOC122635907 gene encoding uncharacterized protein LOC122635907 isoform X1, producing the protein MCTTRQIFHPSCQLQTLLLTRQNLWLSNEINNQIFHRIFRINQTIMATLHKTDRNGSITESFQCKCSKSETKMDRQSKPYLEKIAASIEERHCDLTGRHRYLREKITTMERSIPALMAYNMWKSGKTCDDAPFCKIREIMKKLSPDLDPTEKLLRNLKSTVKDLNTETTELHDKIIDADVKLEEADIELESLELANKEMNDQADKIEKEIRNYQGASLHSIHSDDVVCLTKIHQLAKDELELKNCITQLEEKEILYVEQLDRLLASREFQTVSGNNKMLKRIQDLENNEKKMYCALQFYKNNVQQLKKELVRKKSDNNIDTTKGVTNPKQVRDKVQKIEEKEIDPSKTNPTRQNRNEISNEETDQLKKVKRPVLVNEKNHVQ; encoded by the exons atgtgtacaacACGACAAATCTTTCATCCGTCATGTCAACTACAAACGTTGTTGTTGACTCGACAAAATTTATGGCTTTCTAACGAAATTAACAACCAAATTTTCCATCGAATCTTTCGAATTAATCAAACTATTATGGCGACATTACATAAAACTG ACCGAAATGGATCTATTACGGAATCGTTCCAATGCAAAT gTAGTAAGTCCGAAACGAAAATGGATAGACAATCGAAACCGTATCTCGAAAAAATCGCTGCAAGTATAGAAGAACGTCATTGCGATTTAACGGGACGTCACAGATATCTCCGAGAAAAAATCACGACGATGGAGAGATCAATACCGGCCCTTATGGCGTACAACATGTGGAAATCTGGGAAGACCTGTGACGATGCTCCTTTTTGCAAAATTCGCGAAATCATGAAGAAACTGTCCCCCGATTTAGACCCTACCGAAAAGCTACTTCGTAATTTGAAGAGCACTGTCAAGGATCTCAATACGGAGACGACGGAGTTGCAC GATAAAATTATCGACGCCGATGTTAAATTGGAAGAAGCGGATATAGAGTTGGAATCCCTCGAATTGGCGAATAAGGAAATGAACGATCAAGCTGacaagattgaaaaagaaattcgtaatTATCAAGGTGCGAGTTTACATTCGATTCATTCAGACGATGTCGTTTGTTTGACTAAGATACATCAGCTAGCTAAGGACGAAttagaattgaaaaattgcaTAACGcaattggaagaaaaagaaatcctgTACGTGGAACAATTGGATCGTTTGCTTGCTTCCAGAGAATTTCAAACTGTTTCCGGTAATAACAAAATGCTTAAACGCATTCAAGATCTGGAAAATAATGAGAAGAAGATGTATTGCGCGTTACAATTTTACAAGAACAATGTACAACAATTAAAGAAGGAACTCGTGCGAAAAAAGAGCGAT aataatatagataCGACAAAGGGCGTTACGAATCCAAAACAAGTACGAGATAAAGTACAGAAGattgaagaaaaggaaatagatcCTTCAAAGACAAATCCGACGAGACAAAATCGAAACGAGATTTCGAATGAAGAAACTGATCAactgaaaaaagtaaagaggcCAGTTTtagtaaatgaaaagaatcatgtacaataa
- the LOC122636186 gene encoding uncharacterized protein LOC122636186 — protein MIIYQRPADRDDKWIDLVRQSNGEDDKTSLTTVTSTIQDSILSTQSQSIRSIYDKSRDFEGHVLQRSGGGRVFSYRKKKPSIGNGIFSAPAGVNPHHVASSIVRRNTVRTRGKLLTIFAPLLHGILIGLLCMDAIHLWPGEFLPTSLPTTTPIPLPPVKCNVIEPSWFDPA, from the exons atgattatataccAAAGGCCAGCTGA tcgGGACGATAAATGGATCGATTTGGTACGTCAAAGTAACGGAGAAGATGATAAGACCTCATTAACTACCGTAACGAGCACGATACAGGATAGCATTTTAAGTACACAATCGCAATCAATAAGATCGATCTATGATAAGAGTAGAGATTTCGAAGGACATGTACTTCAACGATCAGGTGGTGGTCGGGTATTCAGTTATCGGAAAAAAAAGCCTTCCATTGGAAATGGAATTTTTAGTGCTCCGGCTGGCGTCAATCCTCATCATGTTGCTTCTTCGATCGTACGACGGAATacag TACGCACAAGGGGAAAACTTTTGACTATTTTTGCGCCACTATTGCACGGTATTTTGATCGGATTATTATGCATGGATGCGATTCATCTCTGGCCTGGAGAATTTTTACCCACGTCTCTTCCAACCACTACACCTATACCATTGCCACCAGTTAAATGTAACGTAATCGAGCCTTCTTGGTTCGATCCTGCATGA
- the LOC122636187 gene encoding uncharacterized protein LOC122636187 produces the protein MVLTIILITLFIVIFLQILSKFYQIYVYRKTINRIPGTVGFPFIGILINLMKLTKYEYYESYCKDPFRYKKGIYKLWLGNQALVYIYKPEYVQILLNNSTNINKSFFYNNFKPWLGNGLITSRGSKWFHDRKLITPAFHFSALDNFITVMVEKAEILINRIEKELEKNLGKNAININPLISDFTLDVICETAMGVNIHAQENATTGYSNHIRRVTSAVMYRIIHPWLNFDCIFALTAQGKKYFSSIKEIHRFDREVIKKKKEARRLKCKEANEFDEFGRKKKKAFLDILLDINENNSNPLSDEDIREQVDTIMFAGHDTSSSAIIWTLLCLATEPEIQDKVYEELKNVFDEFDSPISIKTIFQLKYLERVCKETLRLFPVIPTYSRQITEEIMIDKYVIPKNTILSIHVYGLHHDPEIWTNPEKFDPDRFLTDETQHRNPYSFLPFSAGPRNCIGQKYASLEQKLVIAMLLRKWIVKSSIQRKDVKIYHSIVLQPLHDLHLYFVPRQVYINIIIIKLIQIMDSTFLLLTSISVLIFIKIFLSLYSAYVFRKTVNKLPGPRGNILFGTSSSARKLKKEDRLLKVQICSIKYKDGLFRTWLGTEATVHIHKPEHVEIILRSTTNIEKAPLYKYMEPWLGQALLTSTGKKWMRDRKLITPAFHFNILEQYAIVMSEKADIFVKCLEKHININPQESIDIFPYANRCTLDVICETAMGVNINMQEDTENEYGKAVHRFTELLMYRIFRPWLAWDWVFALTEVGKEYYSAINIMHTFTREVIKKKKLVRESKCNIANENSLIFNEIGKPTRKAFLDLLLDARESDGNHMTDEELREQVDTVMFAGHDTTAAAISWTLFLLGNNEDIQNKVHEELDYIFSDSNESATTKEISQLKYLDRVAKEALRLYPSAPGFLRKLSEDVKIDDYIIPKGCVVALSSFGTHRHPDIWPNPEEFNPDRFLPENSKGRHPYSYIPFSAGPRNCLGQKYALLEEKFVLTAILRKWKVKSVQNQDNIKFYGALILRPSEGIYLHFIPKK, from the exons ATGGTATTAACGATTATACTAATTACTCTGTTCATAGttatatttcttcaaatattatcgaagttttatcaaatttatgttTATCGTAAGACGATTAATAGAATACCTGGTACTGTTGGTTTTCCCTTCATCGGTATCCTAatcaatttaatgaaattaacgaAATACG aATATTATGAATCCTACTGTAAAGATccgtttcgatataaaaaaggaatttataaattatggtTGGGAAATCAAGCATTAGTGTACATTTACAAGCCCGAATATGTACAG ATCCTTCTCAACAATAGTACGAACATAAACAAATCGTTCTTTTACAATAACTTTAAGCCTTGGTTAGGAAATGGTCTTATAACATCGAGAG GTTCTAAATGGTTTCACGACAGAAAATTGATTACTCCGGCATTTCACTTTTCTGCTCTCGATAATTTCATAACAGTAATGGTGGAAAAGGCtgaaattttgattaatcgtatagagaaagaattggaaaaaaatttaggAAAAAATGCAATCAATATTAATCCATTGATTTCTGATTTTACGTTGGATGTTATATGCG aaactgCAATGGGCGTTAACATACATGCACAGGAAAATGCAACTACTGGTTACAGCAATCACATACGCAG AGTCACTAGTGCAGTAATGTATCGTATTATACATCCTTGGCTGAATTTTGATTGCATATTTGCTTTGACAGCCCAagggaagaaatatttttcatcaatcAAGGAGATACATCGTTTTGACAGAGAg gtgataaagaagaagaaagaggcaCGTCGATTAAAATGCAAAGAAGCCAACGAATTTGACGAATTTG gtagaaaaaaaaagaaagcctttttagatattttattagatataaacgaaaataattctaatccATTGTCGGACGAGGATATAAGGGAACAAGTAGATACAATAATGTTCGCt GGTCACGATACTAGTTCTTCCGCTATTATTTGGACATTGTTATGTTTGGCAACCGAGCCTGAAATACAAGATAAAGTTTACGAGGAACTTAAAAATGTATTCGATGAATTCGATAGTCCAATCagtataaaaacaatttttcaattaaaatatttggaaaGGGTATGCAAGGAAACTTTAAGGCTCTTTCCAGTAATACCTACATATTCACGGCAAATAACAGAGGAAATAATGATAG aTAAATACGTAATTCCAAAGAATACAATATTGTCGATTCACGTTTATGGTTTGCATCATGATCCCGAAATTTGGACGAATCCAGAGAAATTTGATCCAGATAGATTTTTGACCGATGAAACGCAACATAGAAatccttattcttttttaccgTTTAGCGCCGGACCAAGAAATTGTATCGGACAGAAATACGCGAGTCTAGAACAGAAATTAGTTATAGCAATGTTGTTGCGAAAATGGATCGTCAAATCTTCAATTCAACGAAAGGACGTCAAGATATATCATTCTATCGTTTTACAACCGTTACATGATCTACATTTGTATTTTGTAccgaga caagtatatataaatataataattattaaattaatacaaattatggATTCCACGTTTTTGTTATTGACCAGTATAAGCGttcttattttcataaaaatatttctatcgttaTACAGTGCATATGTTTTTCGTAAAACGGTCAACAAACTTCCAGGACCTCGAgggaatattttatttggtaCCTCGTCGTCcgcaagaaaattaaaaaaagaag ATCGACTTTTGAAAGTACAAATTTGTTCGATTAAATACAAGGATGGATTATTTAGAACCTGGTTAGGGACCGAAGCAACCGTTCACATACATAAACCCGAACATGTCGAG ATAATTCTTCGAAGTACTACGAATATAGAAAAGGCACCCCTATACAAATACATGGAACCTTGGTTGGGACAGGCACTTTTAACGTCAACAG GAAAGAAATGGATGCGGGACAGGAAGTTGATCACTCCTGCTTTTCATTTTAACATATTGGAACAATACGCAATTGTGATGTCAGAGAAAGCAGATATTTTTGTGAAATGTCTCGAAAAACACATAAACATAAATCCACAGGAATCGATCGACATATTTCCATACGCCAATCGATGCACATTGGATGTGATATGcg agACGGCAATGGGAgtgaatataaatatgcaaGAAGATACGGAGAATGAATATGGCAAGGCCGTTCATAG attCACCGAATTACTTATGTATCGTATATTTCGTCCCTGGCTAGCCTGGGATTGGGTATTTGCATTGACCGAAGTAGGAAAGGAATATTATTCTGCCATAAATATTATGCATACATTTACTCGAGAg gtgattaaaaaaaagaaattggtgAGAGAATCAAAATGTAATATAGCCAATGAAAACTCTCTAATATTTAATGAGATAG GTAAACCAACAAGAAAAGCTTTTTTGGATCTCTTATTAGATGCCAGAGAAAGCGATGGAAATCATATGACGGATGAGGAATTAAGAGAACAAGTGGATACTGTTATGTTTGCT ggaCACGATACAACCGCTGCGGCCATAAGTTGGACGCTCTTCCTTTTGGGTAACAACGAGGATATACAAAATAAGGTACACGAGGAgctcgattatatttttagcgATTCGAACGAATCAGCTACGACGAAAGAGATATCTCAATTGAAATATCTAGATAGGGTGGCTAAAGAAGCATTGAGATTGTATCCCAGTGCTCCTGGATTTTTACGAAAACTTTCGGAAGACGTGAAGATAG atGATTACATCATTCCAAAAGGTTGCGTTGTGGCTTTGAGCTCGTTTGGTACACACCGACATCCGGATATATGGCCAAATCCGGAAGAATTTAATCCCGATAGATTTTTACCAGAAAATTCAAAGGGCAGGCATCCATATTCTTACATACCGTTCAGCGCAGGACCGAGAAATTGTCTTGGACAAAAGTATGCTCTATTGGAAGAGAAATTCGTTCTTACTGCGATCTTACGTAAATGGAAAGTGAAAAGCGTTCAAAACCAGGACAACATTAAGTTTTACGGTGCTCTCATTTTGAGACCATCCGAAGGAATATATCTTCATTTCATACCAAAGAAATAA